In one window of Brachyhypopomus gauderio isolate BG-103 chromosome 16, BGAUD_0.2, whole genome shotgun sequence DNA:
- the LOC143477958 gene encoding olfactory receptor 52D1-like, translated as MANVSSVLEFTLSGLNETTENRYFIFAWTALWYYLTLMCNITVIFVIASDKSFHEPMYIFLCNLCINALYGTAGFYPKFLYDLVSTFHVISYAGCMIQIFVIYSSALCDFSTLTVMAYDRYVAICKPLEYHSEMTNPTVLKCVLFCWLAPLCCVALVVFLTSRLDLCGSSIEKLYCETWAVAKLACYSTTVNNVVGQTIIIIYFGHAVVIVGSYIKLIGTCRNSKESRHRFMQTCMPHLVALCNITIALLFDVFYSRYGSISMPQSLKNFLALDFLFIPPILNPLIYGFQLTKVRERITRLYFRNNVGVS; from the coding sequence ATGGCAAATGTTTCCAGTGTCTTAGAGTTCACACTCTCTGGATTAAATGAAACCACTGAAAACAGATACTTTATTTTTGCTTGGACAGCCCTGTGGTATTATCTAACCTTAATGTGTAACATCACTGTAATTTTTGTTATTGCTTCAGATAAAAGCTTTCATGAAcctatgtatatatttttgtgCAACTTATGCATAAATGCACTTTATGGAACTGCTGGCTTCTACCCAAAGTTCTTGTATGACTTAGTCTCCACGTTTCACGTGATTTCATATGCAGGATGTATGATTCAAATATTTGTAATTTATTCCTCTGCTTTGTGTGACTTCTCAACTTTAACAGTTATGGCATATGACCGATATGTGGCAATATGTAAACCACTAGAGTACCACTCAGAAATGACAAATCCAACAGTTCTAAAATGTGTCCTGTTTTGCTGGCTTGCACCTTTATGTTGTGTGGCTCTTGTAGTCTTTTTAACATCAAGACTAGACTTGTGTGGCTCAAGTATTGAAAAGTTATATTGTGAAACTTGGGCAGTTGCTAAATTGGCCTGTTACTCTACAACTGTGAATAATGTTGTTGGGCAaacaataattattatttattttggaCATGCAGTGGTGATTGTTGGCTCATATATTAAATTAATTGGAACATGCAGAAATTCAAAAGAGAGCAGACATAGATTCATGCAGACATGTATGCCACACCTGGTTGCACTGTGCAATATTACTATTGCACTGTTGTTTGATGTGTTTTATAGTAGATATGGTTCAATCTCTATGCCACAAAGTCTGAAAAATTTCTTGGCATTGGATTTCCTATTCATACCTCCCATTTTAAACCCTCTAATTTATGGATTCCAGCTGACTAAAGTTCGGGAAAGAATCACAAGGTTGTATTTCAGAAACAATGTAGGCGTATCCTAA